One Gossypium hirsutum isolate 1008001.06 chromosome A11, Gossypium_hirsutum_v2.1, whole genome shotgun sequence genomic window carries:
- the LOC107902496 gene encoding indole-3-acetic acid-amido synthetase GH3.15, translating into MDGETDIKEIYENVMNILEDLTSNAHKLQEQVLEEILKSNAGTEYLSRFFPNGQADKQSFKTNVPIITYEDIKPYIGRIANGETPSILLAYRITQFIQSTGTSGGQPKLIPMTAESFEKRIYEPLLADLVIKRDVIGQKRAKRGQIGRQIVELGSNHKDGKAKDLTSILTL; encoded by the exons ATGGATGGTGAGACAGACATAAaggaaatatatgaaaatgtcaTGAACATTTTGGAAGATTTAACCAGCAATGCTCATAAACTACAAGAACAAGTGTTGGAGGAGATACTGAAGAGCAATGCAGGAACAGAATATCTAAGCAGATTCTTCCCCAATGGCCAAGCGGACAAGCAAAGCTTCAAAACAAATGTCCCCATTATTACTTACGAAGATATCAAGCCTTACATCGGTCGGATTGCTAATGGAGAGACCCCATCGATCCTTTTGGCTTATCGCATCACCCAGTTCATCCAAAGCACTGGTACTTCTGGGGGGCAGCCGAAATTGATACCTATGACAGCTGAAAGTTTTGAGAAAAGGATATATGAACCTCTTCTGGCTGACCTTGTGATAAAAAG ggatgTAATTGgtcaaaaacgagcaaaaaggggCCAAATTGGAAGACAAATCGTTGAGTTGGGGTCAAATCATAAAGATGGGAAGGCCAaggatttaacatcaattttgacTCTGTAG